One stretch of Deltaproteobacteria bacterium DNA includes these proteins:
- a CDS encoding alpha-2-macroglobulin, which translates to MTPVRWVAVALLAALAHGSGHAASPTPAALPAIAFFPQGSVKQVRQATARFPRPMVALGDPRAPLAPFAVACPAPGTGRWIDSRTWSYDFAADLLAGLRCSFTLVPGVRALDGTTLASGTVFRFDTGGPSIRDAAPYEGSRSIEEDQAFILALDAEVDPASIAGHVGFEVAGLPERIAARVVTGAERDAIVKAQPTYRRGPHVVVRAAQAFPNGAKIALVWGPGVATTTGVATTVAQRLAFQTRDAFTVTFSCLREKRGAACNPVGDMRLEFSAPVTRLAAEGIALLAADGTPRPHAEVDEDVSLVNAIAFPGPFPENTAFRVELPAGIADESGRTPVNAARFPLAVGTGELPPLAKFNARFGIVESKAGATLPVTLRNLEPEARARVYAPGVTGSVMRIAPGREVDVLPWLRRVGTAKREVSVFGPPPKPAPARKGASAPPPAAPAPAPGAVKTFTLPKPNGERAFEVVGIPFERPGLYVVELESARLGASLLAKPRPMYVPTVALVTNLSVHFKWGAEQSVVWVTTLDAAKPVAGAAVTLRDCRGGLVREGTTDADGLARLADVPAPRALPTCYASGLPDADPFDGSQTTALRELDDGLLVTARSGDDASFVHSSWDDGIEPWRYDLPDVDEAGGVAAHTILDRPLFRAGEVVHLKHVFRTKRLRGFGAAAAADLPTTLSIVHVGSDEHFEQPLALDASGVGESTWTIPREAKLGYYEVHLLSAAMAQARSASEAGEGEGEEYDSSFANGGDWIAASFRVEEFRVPLMKGVLQPPAGTLVAATSVPVDLAVRYLAGGAAAGLPVVVRAQVSPLTPETPEDLEGFTLANGPVEEGVVHRGDEEPVEDDGGAPKIHQRLALTLDDAGTGRATITDLAPATTPVRLRTELEFRDPTGQVQTVSSTMPVWPATRLVAIAPDEWAGARDTVGTRVAVVDPRGAPVAGAPVRVDAFSRKLFSHRTRVVGGFYAYDSVRETKRLGTVCRGTTDAHGLLHCEGPAGVTGNVVLEASTTDESGRRSAAHHDVWVAGKEGRWWFGGSDSDRMDVLPERRRYEPGETARLQVRMPFRAATALVTIEREGVADARVVALAGTDPVIEVPIRPEWAPNVFVSVLALRGRADDVQPTALVDLGRPTFKLGIAELAVGWKAHELKVRVAADHPVHRVRETAQVKIAVRAADGTALAPGSEVALAAVDAGLLELAPNESWKLLDAMMGRRSYGVTTATAQMQVVGKRHYGLKALPAGGGGGRSATRELFDTLLLWKARVPLDARGRATVDVPLNDSLTSFRIVAVAASGLDRFGTGGTSIRATQDVMILPGLAPLVREGDRFRAAFTVRNTTSHAADLTVAGTVEAGGSRADRAVPSLAPQTVRLPADASAIVGWDMTAPADVTQLTYTVTATAAGAPADEVRVAQQVRPAVPVRTLQAALLQLDADGARQPVARPADALPERGEVRVALAPSLAAGLDGVRDAMRRYPYRCLEQRVSRAIALHDDALWHEIATALPSYADAHGLLKYFPTSAEGSEVLTAYVLSLATAAGRELPGRVRADMEEGLRRFVSGALATTPPLATADLALRKITALEALSRVGAVEPALMSTITVEPGLWPTSALIDWWSLMHRIAKKPDPAHVADVEHELRARLRVTGTSLTFSTEDGDRLFWLMSDADVNAVRLVLTLLEHGAWREDLPRLARGALGRQRRGAWSTTVANAWGTLAVEKFAAAFETTPVAGTTRATLADTERALDWAAAPAGAILALSWPSGGEGELALAHAGGGRPWATIQARAAVPLTQPIAAGYRITKTVTPVESAARPPGGTSRDDVLRVRLEIDAERDMTWVVVDDPIPAGATHLGTGLGGDSAVLASGEQENPGARPVFVERAFDGFRAYYDFVPKGRFTVEYTMRLSQAGRFALPPTRVEALYAPDVFGEIPNAPIEVAP; encoded by the coding sequence ATGACGCCCGTCCGGTGGGTCGCGGTCGCGCTGCTCGCGGCGTTGGCGCACGGCTCAGGCCACGCCGCCTCGCCGACGCCGGCCGCCTTGCCCGCCATCGCGTTCTTCCCGCAAGGCAGCGTGAAGCAGGTGCGCCAGGCGACCGCCCGCTTCCCGCGGCCGATGGTCGCGCTCGGCGACCCGCGTGCGCCGCTCGCGCCCTTCGCGGTCGCGTGTCCCGCGCCGGGAACCGGCCGCTGGATCGATAGCCGCACCTGGTCCTACGACTTCGCGGCCGACCTCCTCGCCGGACTCCGCTGCAGCTTCACGCTGGTGCCGGGCGTGCGGGCGCTCGACGGCACGACGCTCGCGTCCGGCACGGTCTTCCGGTTCGACACCGGCGGCCCCTCGATCCGCGACGCCGCGCCGTACGAAGGCTCGCGGTCGATCGAGGAAGACCAGGCGTTCATCCTGGCGCTCGACGCCGAGGTCGATCCCGCGTCGATCGCGGGCCACGTCGGCTTCGAGGTCGCCGGCCTGCCGGAGCGGATCGCCGCGCGCGTCGTCACCGGCGCCGAGCGCGACGCGATCGTGAAGGCCCAGCCGACCTACCGCCGCGGGCCGCACGTCGTGGTGCGCGCCGCGCAGGCGTTCCCGAACGGCGCGAAGATCGCGCTCGTCTGGGGACCGGGCGTCGCGACCACGACCGGCGTCGCGACCACGGTCGCGCAGCGCCTCGCCTTCCAGACGCGCGACGCGTTCACCGTGACGTTCAGCTGCTTGCGCGAGAAGCGCGGCGCCGCCTGCAACCCGGTCGGCGACATGCGGCTCGAGTTCTCCGCGCCGGTGACGCGCCTCGCGGCCGAGGGCATCGCGCTCCTCGCGGCCGACGGCACACCACGCCCGCACGCCGAGGTCGACGAGGACGTATCGCTCGTGAACGCCATCGCGTTCCCGGGCCCCTTCCCCGAGAACACGGCCTTCCGCGTCGAGCTGCCCGCGGGCATCGCCGACGAGAGCGGCCGCACGCCGGTGAACGCCGCCCGTTTTCCCCTCGCCGTCGGGACCGGAGAGCTGCCGCCGCTCGCGAAGTTCAATGCCCGCTTCGGGATCGTCGAGTCGAAGGCCGGCGCGACGCTGCCGGTGACGCTCCGCAACCTCGAGCCCGAGGCGCGCGCCCGCGTGTACGCCCCGGGCGTCACCGGAAGCGTCATGCGGATCGCGCCCGGGCGCGAGGTCGACGTCCTGCCGTGGCTCCGCCGCGTCGGCACCGCGAAGCGCGAGGTCTCCGTGTTCGGCCCGCCGCCGAAGCCCGCGCCGGCGCGGAAGGGAGCTTCCGCACCGCCGCCCGCGGCGCCGGCGCCCGCGCCCGGCGCGGTCAAGACGTTCACCCTCCCGAAGCCGAACGGCGAGCGCGCGTTCGAGGTCGTCGGCATCCCGTTCGAGCGCCCCGGCCTCTACGTGGTCGAGCTCGAGAGCGCCCGGCTCGGCGCCTCGCTCCTCGCGAAGCCGCGGCCGATGTACGTGCCGACGGTCGCGCTCGTCACCAACCTCTCCGTCCACTTCAAGTGGGGCGCCGAGCAGTCGGTCGTGTGGGTGACGACGCTCGACGCGGCGAAGCCGGTCGCCGGCGCGGCGGTGACGCTCCGCGACTGCCGCGGCGGGCTCGTGCGGGAAGGCACGACCGACGCCGACGGCCTGGCGCGCCTCGCCGACGTGCCGGCGCCGCGCGCGCTCCCGACCTGCTACGCGAGCGGGCTCCCCGACGCCGATCCGTTCGACGGGTCGCAGACGACGGCGCTCCGCGAGCTCGACGACGGCCTCCTCGTGACCGCGCGGAGCGGCGACGACGCGAGCTTCGTGCACTCGAGCTGGGACGACGGCATCGAGCCGTGGCGCTACGATCTTCCCGACGTCGACGAGGCCGGGGGCGTGGCCGCACACACGATCCTCGACCGCCCCCTCTTCCGGGCCGGCGAGGTGGTGCACCTGAAGCACGTCTTCCGCACCAAGCGCCTGCGCGGCTTCGGCGCCGCCGCGGCGGCGGACCTCCCGACGACCCTCTCGATCGTCCACGTCGGCAGCGACGAGCACTTCGAGCAGCCGCTCGCCCTCGACGCGAGCGGCGTCGGCGAGAGCACGTGGACGATCCCGCGCGAGGCCAAGCTCGGCTACTACGAGGTGCACCTCCTGAGCGCGGCGATGGCGCAGGCGCGCAGCGCGAGCGAGGCGGGCGAAGGCGAGGGCGAGGAGTACGACAGCTCCTTCGCCAACGGCGGCGACTGGATCGCGGCGAGCTTCCGCGTCGAGGAGTTCCGCGTCCCCTTGATGAAGGGCGTGCTGCAGCCGCCGGCGGGGACGCTCGTCGCCGCGACGAGCGTCCCCGTCGACCTGGCCGTGCGGTACCTGGCGGGCGGGGCCGCCGCCGGGCTCCCGGTCGTCGTGCGCGCCCAGGTCTCGCCCCTCACGCCCGAGACGCCGGAGGACCTCGAGGGCTTCACGCTCGCGAACGGCCCGGTCGAGGAAGGCGTCGTCCATCGTGGCGACGAGGAGCCGGTCGAGGACGACGGCGGCGCCCCGAAGATCCACCAGCGGCTCGCGCTCACCCTCGACGACGCGGGCACGGGCCGCGCGACGATCACCGACCTCGCGCCCGCGACGACGCCCGTGCGCCTCCGCACCGAGCTCGAGTTCCGCGACCCGACCGGCCAGGTGCAGACCGTGTCGTCGACGATGCCGGTCTGGCCGGCGACCCGCCTGGTCGCGATCGCACCCGACGAGTGGGCCGGGGCGCGCGACACGGTAGGCACGCGCGTCGCCGTCGTCGATCCACGGGGAGCGCCCGTGGCGGGCGCGCCGGTCCGGGTCGACGCGTTCTCGCGGAAGCTCTTCTCGCACCGGACGCGCGTCGTCGGCGGCTTCTACGCCTACGACAGCGTGCGCGAGACGAAGCGGCTCGGCACCGTCTGCCGCGGCACGACCGACGCGCACGGGCTCCTCCACTGCGAGGGGCCGGCCGGCGTCACCGGCAACGTCGTGCTGGAGGCGTCGACCACCGACGAGTCCGGCCGGCGCTCGGCGGCGCACCACGACGTCTGGGTGGCCGGCAAGGAAGGACGCTGGTGGTTCGGCGGCAGCGACAGCGACCGCATGGACGTGCTGCCGGAGCGGCGCCGCTACGAGCCCGGCGAGACGGCGCGCCTCCAGGTGCGCATGCCGTTTCGCGCCGCGACCGCGCTCGTCACGATCGAGCGCGAGGGCGTCGCCGACGCGCGCGTGGTCGCGCTCGCGGGCACGGATCCGGTGATCGAGGTGCCGATCCGCCCCGAGTGGGCGCCGAACGTCTTCGTGTCGGTCCTGGCGCTCCGCGGCCGCGCCGACGACGTCCAGCCGACCGCGCTCGTCGATCTCGGGCGTCCGACCTTCAAGCTCGGCATCGCCGAGCTCGCCGTCGGCTGGAAAGCGCACGAGCTGAAGGTCCGCGTCGCCGCCGACCATCCGGTCCATCGCGTGCGCGAGACCGCGCAAGTGAAGATCGCCGTGCGCGCCGCCGACGGCACCGCGCTCGCGCCCGGCAGCGAGGTCGCGCTCGCGGCGGTCGACGCCGGCCTCCTCGAGCTCGCGCCGAACGAGAGCTGGAAGCTCCTCGACGCCATGATGGGGCGGCGTTCCTACGGCGTCACGACCGCGACCGCGCAGATGCAGGTCGTCGGCAAGCGCCACTACGGGCTGAAGGCGCTGCCGGCCGGCGGCGGCGGCGGTCGGAGCGCGACGCGCGAGCTCTTCGACACGCTGCTCCTCTGGAAGGCGCGCGTGCCGCTCGACGCGCGCGGCCGCGCCACGGTCGACGTGCCGCTCAACGACTCGCTCACGAGCTTCCGCATCGTCGCGGTCGCCGCGAGCGGCCTCGACCGCTTCGGCACCGGCGGCACGTCGATCCGCGCCACCCAGGACGTCATGATCCTGCCGGGACTCGCCCCGCTCGTGCGCGAGGGCGACCGCTTCCGCGCGGCCTTCACCGTGCGCAACACGACCAGCCACGCCGCGGACCTGACGGTGGCGGGCACGGTGGAGGCCGGGGGCTCGCGGGCGGATCGCGCCGTGCCGTCCCTCGCGCCGCAGACGGTCCGTTTGCCGGCGGACGCCTCGGCGATCGTCGGCTGGGACATGACCGCGCCGGCCGACGTCACGCAGCTGACGTACACCGTCACCGCGACGGCCGCCGGCGCGCCCGCCGACGAGGTGCGCGTCGCGCAACAGGTCCGGCCGGCCGTGCCGGTGCGGACGCTCCAGGCGGCGCTCCTCCAGCTCGACGCGGACGGCGCGCGCCAGCCGGTCGCGCGTCCCGCCGACGCGCTTCCCGAGCGCGGCGAGGTGCGGGTGGCGCTCGCGCCGAGCCTCGCCGCCGGGCTCGACGGCGTGCGCGACGCCATGCGCCGCTACCCGTATCGCTGCCTCGAGCAGCGCGTGTCGCGCGCGATCGCGCTCCACGACGACGCCCTCTGGCACGAGATCGCGACGGCCCTGCCCTCGTATGCCGACGCGCACGGCCTCCTCAAGTACTTCCCGACGAGCGCGGAAGGCAGCGAGGTGCTGACCGCGTACGTGCTCTCGCTCGCGACCGCCGCCGGTCGCGAGCTCCCCGGGCGCGTACGCGCCGACATGGAAGAGGGGCTGCGCCGCTTCGTGAGCGGCGCCCTGGCGACCACGCCGCCGCTCGCGACCGCGGACCTGGCGCTCCGCAAGATCACGGCGCTCGAGGCGCTCTCGCGGGTCGGCGCCGTCGAGCCCGCCCTCATGAGCACGATCACCGTCGAGCCCGGCCTCTGGCCGACCTCGGCCTTGATCGACTGGTGGAGCCTGATGCACCGGATCGCGAAGAAGCCCGATCCGGCGCACGTCGCCGACGTCGAGCACGAGCTCCGCGCCCGCCTGCGGGTCACCGGCACGAGCCTCACGTTCTCGACCGAGGACGGCGACCGCCTCTTCTGGCTGATGAGCGACGCCGACGTGAACGCGGTCCGGCTCGTGCTGACGCTCCTCGAGCACGGCGCATGGCGCGAGGACCTGCCGCGGCTCGCGCGCGGCGCGCTCGGCCGCCAGCGGCGCGGCGCGTGGTCGACCACGGTCGCCAACGCCTGGGGCACGCTCGCGGTCGAGAAGTTCGCGGCGGCCTTCGAGACGACGCCGGTCGCCGGCACGACCCGCGCCACGCTCGCCGACACGGAGCGCGCCCTCGACTGGGCGGCGGCGCCGGCGGGCGCGATCCTCGCGCTCTCCTGGCCGAGCGGAGGCGAGGGCGAGCTCGCCCTCGCGCACGCCGGCGGCGGCCGGCCCTGGGCGACGATCCAGGCGCGCGCCGCGGTTCCGCTCACGCAGCCGATCGCCGCCGGCTACCGGATCACGAAGACCGTGACACCCGTCGAGAGCGCGGCGCGCCCGCCCGGCGGGACCAGCCGCGACGACGTGCTCCGCGTGCGCCTCGAAATCGACGCCGAGCGCGACATGACGTGGGTCGTCGTCGACGACCCGATCCCGGCGGGCGCGACGCACCTCGGGACCGGGCTCGGCGGCGACTCGGCCGTGCTCGCGAGCGGCGAGCAGGAAAACCCGGGAGCGCGCCCCGTCTTCGTCGAGCGCGCGTTCGACGGCTTCCGCGCCTACTACGACTTCGTGCCGAAGGGACGCTTCACCGTCGAGTACACGATGCGGCTGAGCCAGGCAGGCCGCTTCGCGCTGCCGCCGACGCGCGTCGAGGCGCTCTACGCGCCCGACGTGTTCGGCGAGATCCCGAACGCGCCGATCGAGGTCGCGCCGTGA
- a CDS encoding response regulator, which yields MSSSSTHSHVLLVDDDADVLDALGTLLELHGIVVDRAPSAGAALDTLAHGPRPCLALLDIRMPGMSGWDLWRRMQRDPATDGIPVVLVSGEDVDRQAARAEGVLDVLRKPIDAHQVLDLVARVRG from the coding sequence ATGAGCTCCTCCTCCACGCACTCGCACGTCCTCCTCGTCGACGACGACGCCGACGTCCTCGACGCGCTCGGCACGCTGCTCGAGCTCCACGGCATCGTGGTCGATCGCGCGCCGTCGGCCGGCGCGGCGCTCGACACGCTCGCGCACGGGCCGCGGCCGTGTCTCGCGCTCCTCGACATCCGGATGCCCGGCATGAGCGGCTGGGACCTCTGGCGCCGGATGCAACGCGACCCCGCCACCGACGGCATCCCGGTCGTGCTCGTCTCGGGTGAGGACGTCGACCGCCAGGCGGCGCGCGCGGAGGGCGTGCTCGACGTGCTCCGGAAGCCGATCGACGCGCACCAGGTGCTCGACCTCGTCGCGCGGGTCCGCGGCTGA
- a CDS encoding SDR family oxidoreductase yields MKLKTKVALVTGAGSGLGREIALAFAREGAAVGVNDIRPEYAEAVVREIEALGGEAAALPCDVADSRAVHKMFAAHMGAFQNLDVLVNNAGTAFMEEHVKRNSEKMLEQVLTTGKSAMSLEATKTMEDGHWRRTLAIHLDGTFYCTREALKIMEVNRRGCIINMASIAGLTGIAGAPDYSAAKAGILGFTKSVAREVIGAGVRVNAIAPGYVETPLLDVMTPAMRQMVVAQTPAGRLGTPAEIAATAVFLASDDASYFVGQALSPNGGIFM; encoded by the coding sequence ATGAAGCTCAAGACCAAAGTGGCTCTCGTCACGGGTGCCGGCTCCGGGCTCGGCCGGGAGATCGCGCTCGCCTTCGCGCGCGAGGGCGCGGCCGTCGGCGTCAACGACATCCGGCCCGAGTACGCCGAGGCGGTCGTCCGCGAAATCGAGGCGCTCGGCGGCGAGGCGGCCGCCCTCCCCTGCGACGTCGCCGACAGCCGCGCCGTGCACAAGATGTTCGCCGCCCACATGGGGGCCTTCCAGAACCTCGACGTGCTCGTGAACAACGCCGGTACCGCCTTCATGGAAGAGCACGTGAAGCGCAACAGCGAGAAGATGCTCGAGCAGGTGCTGACGACCGGCAAGAGCGCCATGTCGCTCGAGGCGACGAAGACCATGGAGGACGGTCACTGGCGCCGCACCCTCGCGATCCACCTCGACGGCACGTTCTACTGCACCCGCGAGGCCCTCAAGATCATGGAGGTCAACCGCCGCGGCTGCATCATCAACATGGCGTCGATCGCGGGGCTGACGGGCATCGCGGGGGCGCCCGACTACTCCGCCGCCAAGGCGGGCATCCTCGGCTTCACGAAGTCGGTCGCGCGCGAGGTGATCGGCGCCGGCGTGCGCGTGAACGCGATCGCGCCCGGCTACGTCGAGACGCCGCTCCTCGACGTCATGACGCCGGCGATGCGGCAGATGGTCGTGGCCCAGACGCCGGCCGGTCGGCTCGGCACGCCCGCCGAGATCGCCGCGACCGCCGTGTTCCTCGCCTCCGATGACGCCAGCTACTTCGTCGGCCAGGCGCTCTCGCCGAACGGCGGCATCTTCATGTAG